The region TACACAAATTGAACTAGCTTAAATTCGAGATTTAAGAGAAAATGGACTTGTGTTATggagaattttaattaaacatcgcatcaaatattcaacaaattgaaattatcaTACCTTCAACAGAACCGCCACTAATAAGCCCCAACGTGACGTCAGATAAGATGACGTATACGGGGGGTGATCACATACACGTCAACTGCTCATCCCCACCATCTCTACCCGCTGCTAACATCACGTGGTTCGTCAATGAACAAATGGTGAGTATGAAAAGCCTGATTTGTTTTGTCAGCTATCTTTAGACAATAGAGAGAGGAAGATACAACCTATCAACTTCTTCGCCAGGCAGTTACTCTTCAATCCTTACGAGGAGATAGAGCTAAGAATCACAAGATTTAAAGGCCGCAtttagctggatggcttaatgatggaattttgGTTGACATAATTACAGTgttgcttaaaaaaagaataccataTTTGTAAGGCTTAATCTTGATGGATAATTTAATCTTTCAATCCATTCCTTCAGATATTGTTAATTGCAATCTGACACTATCTACCTATGTGTTGTTGTTTTTGAGTTGTTTCTCTATATAAAGACTTTTTCTTCTTACCACCAGGTGCCAGGGTTCACAGCCAGTCATACCTTGAACTTCAGCAACGGCTACGCTTCAAGCCTCGCGACGTTGGAGCTGGAGGCTGCTGTCATGTCTCCAGTGCCGACGCTCATGATACGGTGAGATGACTTTCAGAATTTAGACCTCCTGGCTTTTGCCTAGGTTACGGCTTTGTAGACTTGTTTTTAACTTCCTAGTTTTCGTCGTGGTGACGACTTCGTGGATATGCTCTCCTGGCTTTTGAACCTGGTTGCATTATCCCTGAGGCCCAGAAGCTGACCATGGTCAAACACGAGTCAAGTACGAGTAAGCTATTGAGTAAGTAAGTGTCTGACCCCCTAACTCATGGAAACTTACCAAGCTTGGATGCAAGTTACACATCCAGGTGCCTGACTGTagagtaaaattatttgttacagATGTGAAGCAGCAATATTTGACGTGTGGAAATCAACGAGCCACACGCTTGTGCTGCGCGAGCGCAGCGCCAACCCGGCGTCGGCTTTAGGTAGAAGTTTTACAGGTGAATAATGAtcaatttatattctttttctagCTTTTGCCGCGGATTCCACTTGCGTGATTGTCGATTATCTTATTAAGAGTTTTTTTTGTACCTAAGTTAtgctgatataaaaaaaaaaactagttacTTCAAAATGTTGATTTTACACTATAGACAATATATTGctgcaaatatttttgcaaaaatattaaacatacagAAATACGCACAGCTCATTTACGATTTTAGATGAAAGGAAGTAAAGTTTTATTAGACAACGAAATTCTAATGCAAGTAAGAGTAAAGTTCGGCCTACAGAAAAGCTTAGGATGATGTTATATTGTGAGTTACAGTAGAGAGATAAGCTCTGTAGTGTAAGTGGCTCTATTCTTGGTGCGCAGCCAAGTGTACTTGCCAAACTTACAATCAAGCTTGTAAACTTGATTAATTTATCTGACATACTGAAacttttcaaacaaatatcgcttttggttttatttggaactaaattttgttttgttcgaCGGCGTTTGTGGCGCAGCaatagtacgcttgtctgtgacatcggaggtcccgggttcgaatcctgactagggcatgatgagaaaagaactttattcTGGAATTTCCCATGGAAGCGAAGCCCCGTGCAAAGTTTTGTGTGTTGTTAAAATGCTGCTGCCATCTTTACTATCAAGTcactttagtttttaaatatatttttggtttttactacttgtactttttttctaaaaattacaattaatctctaaataaatgttttttttctcaacAGGATCATCTGCCGAGACATGTTTGCCGACGATAATGGTGCTTCTTCTCCAAATATTCTTACAAATTGTTCTCAGTTACGCAGAGACTCTAAGATAGCTGTTTTAGTCATCAGTTAAGATATTATAAGTAGTTTGTTCCCAGGgtttaaatttctttgaaaGTTATAACGGTGTATAGTTAAgctaaagaaatatataggtaataatCGTGTTTCAGTTATTAACAACAGATGCTAccttttgttaatatttataatttgttatttaatacaaaataaggtaattaaaaaataataatttaaataaataaagcaaaaaaatatctcaatAATACTATTGTTTTTCACAGTTTATGATTACGACCAAAGTTTAATAGTAAAAACACAACAACAactaaacattattaaaaaaaaaaatagtgccCAATTGCGAAAAAAGTGCTTCCCTCGCATAAGCACGGTAAAATCTTCCATCGGCACATCTTGTTTTTACCAGGACATCATCACATCCTCCTGAAGTTAGTCTCGGTTGTATCCACACTTTTCGGTAGAGTATCCCGTCGTGCGCTTTTAAGACTCCTAGATTCGGTAAGTCagcttttacacgaagcgattcccacCTGGCCTCCGACACTGTTGCAGGGGAACGTAACTCAAATTGGTTCAGTTACCTGATGTGCaaatttcctcacgatatttttcctcaccgtaaaagcatcagTTAGCACTCCAACTTAAGTACATAACTCAGATTTGAGTCATTAgtaaatgtaaatttgttttccCAGAAGTACCTATGTTCATTTAAATCTGTGTAGAttactgttattttaaaatgctaGTATTATTTTGGACATGTTAAATAATCTGAGTATTAAACATGATAAATGTTCATGACATACATTTTGAATCATAACACCCTCATAAAGTAAATGGTTGTTAATCAgactttgtttatttgtttaattgtttacacattactaataaattatttacgaaTATTTGTTGATACACTCaaatcttattaatattattagataaatattgttattatagaCTGATTATATTTGATGGTAAGAAATGTTGTAACTATAAGAAATAAGTTAGTTATAAgcatttgtttgtaaatattacaattaaataattatatgataataatgaaataatttgtcattattattcaaaaggctaagatgtatattattatataatatattttagtccaacgttaataaaaatgttctgttaaatttatcttaatcCTACATTGTGGCCATTATTGCATTTTATAAttcttaatgtttttaatttttaattcaaaatattataaaagcattAAATTTCacactaaatatatttaataattctgcATACTGGTGTTAAGaactatataattattctatgaattaatttaaaataaggaaGAGGCTGTGTTTATagttaaaagtataatttatttgttttgttgtttattaaaataatatgatggtgcatatataaaaaaatgtaatctaAATATTGATGTTGACTCATAGACAAGTTTTGAAGATCATAGCACCTTCTCAATAACGGACAGATGTCTATGGGCTTCAATATATCATAGAGCAAGTTAAGATAGACCTGAGGCATCCAAAGACAATCTTCAATGCTCTATGGATTGTATATAAAGTAGTCCAATAAACTTTCGAACTCACAGAGGATTAAAAATGTTCGGTAGCTATTGAAAACGGATAACtcattttcgaaaaaaaaaaacaaaatagactataaataattacttacaaagtataaataaaggttaaaaaaataagacccataaactgaaaaaaagcaataataatGAAGAGATGAcactgatgaaaaaaaaagttttagtaaTGTAGGATCGAAAATATGAAAGTTCGTGTCACTCCGGTCTGATCTCCAAATCGGATGCActcttcatattattttacttttgtcAGATTTGATCCACtctgaaatattttctattctgtGCTTCAGGTGGGACGAGGGATCAGAATGGgatacaatataattaaaataaaactgatcCATTAGGGTATGAGATTTT is a window of Amyelois transitella isolate CPQ chromosome 26, ilAmyTran1.1, whole genome shotgun sequence DNA encoding:
- the LOC106135268 gene encoding uncharacterized protein LOC106135268, with product MTPVEKKIVSFVALLLIGTANTLRSVQIHVPKAVLTGQDAELMCTYELEGAQLYSIRWYKNMVEFYRYVPKESPATKVFPVAEIKVDVATSDQNRVVLQEVDRTLTGEYQCEVSADAPLFHTEIKSSEMVVVEPPLISPNVTSDKMTYTGGDHIHVNCSSPPSLPAANITWFVNEQMVPGFTASHTLNFSNGYASSLATLELEAAVMSPVPTLMIRCEAAIFDVWKSTSHTLVLRERSANPASALGRSFTGSSAETCLPTIMVLLLQIFLQIVLSYAETLR